GTCCGTATTCGCGATCAGGACGGCGTTCACAACCTGTCGGCTCGCTCCGTGGTCCTCGCCTCCGGGGGGTTCGAGGCGAATCGCGAGATGCGCACCCGCTACCTCGGCCCCGACTGGGAGCTGGCCAAGGTGCGCGGCACGCGTTTCAACACGGGTGATTCCATCCAGATGGCGCTCGCGATCGGCGCGCAGTCATACGGGCACTGGAGCTGTTGCCACGCCGTGGCGTGGGACCTCCTCGCCAACGAGGTCGGAGACCTCCGGATCGGCGACCTGCACCAGAAGCATTCGTATCCCCTCGGAATCGTCGTGAACCGACTCGGGCAGCGATTCGTCGACGAGGGGGCGGACTTCCGAAACTACACCTATGCGAAGTACGGCCGCGAGATCTTGAAGCAGCCCGGTCGCCAGGCGTTTCAGATCTTCGACAGCAAGACCGTCCCCATGCTCCGCGATGAGTACCGGATCAAAGAGGCCACACGAGGCCGCGCGAACACGATCGCCGAGCTGGCCGACCAGCTCACCATCGACCAGGACGGCCTCTCCCGAACGGTCGCGGAATTCAACGCTGCAATCCGGCCGGGCGAGTTCAATCCCTCGATCCTCGACGGCAAGCATACCGAGGGGATCACGCCGCCCAAGTCCAACTGGGCAATCCCCATCGACGAGCCGCCCTTTGAGGGCTACGCCGTCACCTGTGGGATCACCTTCACCTTCGGCGGCCTGCGCATCAATCCACGATGCCAGGTCCTCGATACCGAGAACCGCCCCATCCCCGGGCTCTTCGCGGCCGGCGAGCTGGTTGGCGGCCTGTTCTACTACAACTACCCCGGCGGCTCCGGGCTTATGGCAGGGGCAGTCTTTGGCCGCATCGCCGGCATGAGCGCGGGGGAGCATTCCGCATAGCCCGTCGGTGTGATTCGTGTCACAGCTACGCAACAGATCGATTCGTGTAATATCAACCAGGAGCCGCCCGTCGGTCTGGCACCTTGGTGATCCTGACCGATTGGGACGCGTATCAGGCAGGGATGGGCCTGGGTCAGACCTGCGTGTGCGTCGTCTCACGCTCGTCATCGGCGCGGTGAGCGCAGACGAGCCGCGAGCACCACTCATCACCAAGAGGGGAGAACGAAGGTATGAAGGTCCGTCTCGCATCCCTGCGTTGGCGCGTGCTTCCCGTCCTGGCGCTTCTCGTCCTAGCGAGCGTCGCAGCTCTGCCGGCAAGCGCCCAGTACGGATACTACCCGTATGGCTATGGCTACTACGGGTCGTACTACCCGTATTACAGTAGCTACAACTACGGCTATTACCCCTACAACTACGGCTACTACAACGGGTATTACAATGGCTACTACCCGTACTACAACAACTATAGTTACTACCCCTACTACAGTAACTACAACTACGGCTATTACAACTATCCGTATTACAATTACAGCAGCTACTACTACCCATATTCCGCGAGCTACTATTACCCAGGCACGAACTACGCATACTACGGCTTCCCGGGATACTACGGCAGCTCATATTACGGCGGATACCCGTACTATGGTGGATATGGCGGGTATCCGTCCTACTATGGGGGATATGGAATGTACGGGTACGGATACCCGTACTACTACGGCTACTGACACATCAACGAGCGTACGGGCAAGCGGGCCGGAGCTTCTCCGGCCCGCTTCGTTTTTCAGACAAACGGCCCCCTGATCGCCGCGATCTCGGACACGCGTGAGCGCGAGAGACGGCTTCGCGTTATGATGGCCGACGGAACCGAAAGCACGAAACACGGGGTGCACGATGGCCACAACTGAGTCGCGAACTCGAGTCGACGTGCCGGTCGGAGTCGACGATGCCGCGGGGCGGCCCGCCTGGGGCTCCGACCTCGTCATGGACATGCTGCGGCTTCTCGACGTCGAATATGCCGCGATCCTGCCTGGCTCGTCCTTCCGGGGAATCCACGATTCGGCCGTCAACTACACGGCAAATCGGCGCCCGCAGCTCGTGCTCTGCAACCACGAAATGATCACTGTCTCCTTGGCCCGGGGCTACGCAAAGGTCACCGGCCGGCCGATGGCGGCGATCGTCCATGATTTCGTCGGGCTGCTGAACGCCGCGATGACCATCTACGACGCGTGGTGCGATCGCGTGCCGGTTCTGATTCTCGGCGGAACCGGCCCCATGGACGCGACGAAGCGGCGTCCCTGGATCGACTGGATCCACACCGCCAACCTGCAGGGCGTGGCGGTCCGCGATTTCACCAAATGGGACGACCAGCCTAGCTCGGTGGCTGCCATCCCCGACTCTCTCCTCCGCGCACACCGTATCGCGACCACGGAGCCGGCCGGGCCGGTCTACGTGTGCTTCGATGTCAGCCATCAGGAGGAAGCCATCACCGAGCCCATCCCGCTTCCGGACGCGGCGCGGTTTCGCGCGGCGCCGCCCCCCGCCCCGGACGCGGGCGCCCTCCGTGAAGCTGCGCGGTTGCTCGTCGAAGCGGAGCTTCCGCTTTGCCTCGCCGACCGGGTCGGTCGGTCAGCAGAGGCGGTCCGCCAGCTTGTCGAGCTGGCGGAGCTCCTCGCGATGCCCGTCGTGAATCTGGGTACGCGCCACAGCTTCCCGACCCCTCATCTTCTCGACTTCGCCGGGCTTGCGCGGGAGTTGTCCGCCGAGGCGGACGTCGTCCTCGGGCTCGAGCCGGTGGACTTGGGCGGCTCCCTGCGCCCCATGACCAACGCAGCCGGACGGTCCGCCCCCGACCGGAGCGGCCGAGTGCAGCGCGTGATCAACGTGTCGCTGGACGAGCTGATCCATCGCGCCCTGACGACCGACTACCAGGCGCTGCCGGCCGTCGACGTGCCGATTCTCTCCGATTCAGCGGCCACGCTGCCCTACCTCATTGAAGAATGCCGATCGCGAATCAACGACGCCGCACGCGTTCGGATCGAGCGGCGCAGGCAGGCCCTCGCGCCGAGGCAAGAGCAGATGCGCGAGCGGCAGCGACGACAGGTGGACGCGCATCTTCGCCAGCCCGGCATCACGGAGGCCCGGTTGGCGACCGCCGTGTGGGGCGCCGTGAAGGACGAAGACTTCGTCTTCACGTCGGGTCGGCTGAGCCGCATGGCGCCGGGCGTGTGCGCGATTCCGGGGCCCGAGCGCAACGTGGGCGGCGGAGGCGGCGGCGCAGTTGGCGCCGGTCCCGGCGCGGCGCTTGGCGCGGCCCTCGCCCTGCAGGACACGGGCAAGCTCCCCGTCGCAGTCCTCGGAGATGGCGAGTTCCTGTCTTCCATCCAGGCGCTCTGGACGGCTGCGCACCATGGCATCCCATCGCTGTGGGTCATCAACAACAACCGCTCGTACTACAACGACGAGGCGCACCAAAAGCACATCGCGCAGGTGCGCGAGCGGCCGCTGGAGAACGCGTGGGTGGCCCAGCGCATCCAGAATCCGGAGATCGATTACGCGAGCGTCGCGCGCGACTTCGGCGTGGGAGGCGAGGGCCCCATCACGGACCCAGCGGACCTCGAACCGGCGCTCCGTCGAGCGGTCGAGGAGGCCAAACGCGGGCAGCTCGTCGTCGTCGATGTGCGGACGGAGACCCGCGAAGAAGCGTAGAGGGTGGACCTGAGGGGATTCGAACTCCTGTCGTCGCGGATGCGACCCCGGGTCGCCCACACCGCACCTTCGATAGGCCCACGAGCCCGCCAGGAGTCTCTCTCAGGCCGGAAGACCGCCCGGGAGAAGACTGGCCGCCGACGACAATGAGAATTGCCGCTCGGAGGCTCCCGGGATGAGAGACACTGGCCTCTCGCCGTGTCGCTGCTTCGCCCTCCCTGTCTCCCGCTAGGCACGCCGCGAGGAGCGCGTGTGGTGAAAGATCCGGAGGGCTGACACGTTGAGGATGACCCCGAGGCCGATCTTCAAGATGCCGGCCGGGATGACCCCCACGATGGCTCCGCCGATCAGCGCCCCGATGATCGAGCCCACCCCCATTGGGGCGACGGTGTCGAGCCACGGCTGTCCGTCGGCAAAGGCTCCCAGCCGCGCGTAACGGACGAGTCCCACGAACACGGTTGGGAGACTGACGAGCAGGCTCCCGGTCCCGGCCGTCTTGATATCCGCGCCGAATGCGAACACGAGCGTGGGGATGATCAGCTCCCCGCCAGCCACGCCCAGCAGGCTGCTTACGAGCCCGATCGCCAGCCCGAACCCGACACCCGCCAGCACCTGCCCGGCGAGAACCAGCGGGATCAGCCCACCGCTCTCCTTGGCCACTAGCCCCTCCACGATGAGCGCCAGGCCGATGCCCACGAGCAGTACCAGAATCACCCGTTCGAGCTGCTCGTTGGACAGCCGTCCGGCGAGGGCTGGTCCGATGAAGGCCGTCACCATCGCTCCTGCGATAAGCGCCGGAAGGACTGGTGCCAATGGCGCGAGGGGAGCCAGGGAGAGCGTCGTCCCCCGGATCGCCAGCGAGGCTGCGAGCGTCACCATGCTCACGGCCAGATTCAGGGATACCGCTTGCCGCGCCGCATAGCCCAGCACCCCGGCCAGGACCGGCAAGCGGAACTCCGCTCCCCCCAGGCCGATAAGCCCACCCAGAACCCCGATCGGCACCGCGAACAGGAAGGCCACCCCCGGACGCGATGGTCGGACACCCGATTCAATCACACCGCTTGCTCCTCACCCATTGATCGTCGCTGCTCGATGGCCTCCTTGGCCCGGTAGCGTTCCATCCCCTTGGGGTCCAGGGTCACTGAATGGTGCACGACCCGGTCAATTGCTGCCATCGTCGTCATGGGATCCCTGGAGATCCGATCCCACTCGGAGAACACGAGGTTCGTCGTGATCGCCACACTTCGCCGCTCGCAGCGTACTGCCAGGAGCGTGAAGAGCACGTCCATCTCGTCCCGGTCGTGCTGCACGTAGCCAATGTCGATCACGCAGGCGAACCGGTCGAGCTGCGCCAGGAGCTGCGGCAGCCGCAGGTCCCCCTTCGCGGCCAGGAGGCGCTGCACGAGCATCGATGTCGGGGTCCAGAATAGCGCATGGCCTTGCGTGATCAGCTCGTGGCCGATTGCCTCCAGCGGATGGGAGTTGCCGACCCCCGGCTTCCGGGCGGCCACGATGTTGACCGCGTTCGCAAGGAATGTACCGCTCCGCAGCCGCTCCACCTGGTGCTGGATAGCTGGTGGGAAGCGCGTGGGATGGAGCGTGTCGTCCCACGAAGTCCCGGCGAACGCCCCCGGTGACATAGCTCTCGCTGAGCGGCGCTATCAAGAATTTCTGAGGAGTACGAAGGGTGACGGATGATCCCGACCGTGATGTCGAGAAGCGCAAGGCAAACGACGCTGAATTCGCGCAAGCCTGGGACGCGGCCGGTAGCGAACTCGCCGTCCAGAAAGCAGTGATCGCGGCCCGGCTCGCGGCCGGGCTGAGCCAGCGGCAGCTCGCTGATCGGATCGGCACCAGCCAGTCAGCGATTGCCCGAATGGAGGCGGGAACGTACCACCCAAGGGTTGAGACGCTGTTGCGTCTGGCTGACGCGCTGCACAATACGTTCGAGATCGACGGAACTGGGGTGCGCGTGAGACCAGCTGCCTGAGATGTTGAGTTGCAGGGGGTCCGCACCTTATCAACAGCGGGCCATTCCCCTAAAATTTCCCCTGCAGTCGTTTTCGCGGGAAGGGTCAGTGGACAATACGCGCGCTGGTGGTCCGGATCGGCCTACAAGCGGACGACACACTGGGTGGACCTGAGGGGATTCGAACCCCTGACCTCGCGGATGCGAACCGCGCGCTCTCCCGACTGAGCTACAGGCCCGTTCGACAAAAAACAGCCCTGGCGGGCCGCCCAAAGTATATCACGCCCCTCGCCGGGCACGGTCCGACGGCGACCGGCGCCGGTGGCGTCGCCCGCGCGACCCACATCACGACCGCGGAGAAGAGCAATGGACCTCGAGCTGGCCGGGAAGGCCGCGGTTGTCACCGGCTCGTCCCGGGGAATCGGCAAGCACATCGCCATCGCCTTGGCGCGCGAAGGCTGCAACGTGGCCCTCTCCGGTCGCGCCCGCGATACGCTCCTCGTGACCGGGCAAGAGATCCGCGACCTCGGTGCGCGGTGCATCGAAGTGGAAGGGGACCTGTCTATTCCGGGCGCGCCGGAGCGCCTGATCGATGCCGCGCGCCAGGCGTTCGGCCGCCTCGACGTCCTGGTCAACTGTGTTGGAGGAGGCCGCGGGCGCACGTTTCTCGAGACGAGCGACGAAGATTGGCAGGGAACCCTCGACGCCAACGTCTTTCCCGCCATTCGCTCCAGCCGCGCCGCGATCCCGATCATGAGAGAGCATGGCGGCGGCTCCATCATCATCATCTCGTCCATCTACGGCCGCGAGGTCGCGCCCCTGCCCGACGAGGCGCCGGCCTACAGCGCCGCCTACCATCTCGCGAAGATGGCGGAGATCAGCCTTTCAAAGACGATGGCGCGCGAACTTTCCCCCATGGGAATCCGCGTCAACGTCGTAGCGCCCGGCTCGATCCTCTTCCCGGGCGGCACCTGGGACCGACGTCTGAACGCGGATCCGGAGCGGATCCAGCGCTTCGTGCGCCAGGAGATGCCCCTCGGCCGCTTCGGTCGGCCGGAGGAGGTCGCGGCCGTTGTGGCGTTCCTCGCCTCGCCGCGTGCGAGCCTGGTAACCGGCGCGTGCATACCGGTGGACGGCGGCCAGACGCGATCCGCGATTTAACGCCTGCCGATCATCGGCCGCCGACCGGCTCACGATGCGCGCAGCGCGCGCATCCGCTCGATGATCGACGGCAGCACGGCGAGAACTTGGTCGATATCACCCTCGGTGTTCTCGACGCCGAGGCTGAGTCGAAGATTGCCCTCCGCCAAAGCCGACGGGACGCCCATCGCCCTCAGCACGTGCGACGGCTCCAGCGTGGCCGATGTGCAGGCTGATCCGGCAGCAGCCGCGATTCCTCTCAAGTCGAGCTGCTGGAGCAGCGCCTCTCCATCCACACCCTCAAAACAGAAGCTCGCCACGTGCGGCACGCGCTGGGTCGGATGGCCGGTCAACACAGCTCCGGGGATTGAGGCGAGGATCCCATCGATGAGCTTGCGCGCCAGAACCCCCGCGGCGGCCGAGCGCTCGGAGCACGACGGCAGCGCCAGCTCCAGCGCCTTCACCATCCCCATGATGGCAGGCACGTCCTCTTGGCCGGCGCGCCGACCGCGCTCGCGATCGTCGCCGGTGAGGATCGGCTGAAGCAGCACGCCCCGCCGTGCCCACAGCAGACCAGCGCCTTTCGGACCGCCGATCTTGTGCGCCGAGATCGAGAGAAGGTCCACGCCAAGCGAAGTAACCTCGATGGGAAGGTAACCAGCAGCGGCCACGGCGTCCGTGTGGACGACCGCCATCGGCTGGGCGGCCTTCACGGTGCGCACGATCGCGTCGAGCGGCTGGAGCGAGCCGACCTCGTTGTTGGCCATCATGACCGAGACCAGCACCGTCTCGTCATCGAGCGCGGCGGTCAGAGCATCGAGCTGAACCACGCCGGCGCCATCGACGGGAAGATAGGTGACGCGCCAGCCCTGCTTCTCCAGCTGGCTCGCGGTATCCAGCACCGCGCGGTGCTCCACCTGCGTGGTGATAAGATGGCGGCCGCGATGCTGGGTCGCGAGGGCGACGCCGCGAAGGGCGAGGTTGATGGACTCCGTGCCGGAGCTGGTGAACACCACCTCCGCGGGCTCGCCGCCGAGGACCGTCGCCGCGCGTCTCCGCGCATCCTCCAGCTCGCGCTTCATCGCACGACCGGCGCGGTAGAGCGCACCAGGGCTGCTCCAACGCTCGGTGAAGTACGGGAGCATCGCCTCCCATACCGACGGATCGATGGGCGCGGTGGCCGTGTGGTCGAGATAAACACGGGGAGATTGCACGGAACCGCCTTGTTGCAGATGGGGCCTGCGTTATCGGGCCCGGTCCGCCTTGGCGCGGATGCCCCTGTGATAATAAGGAGATGCCACCCCGCCGTGTTCTCGGGGGCGCGGATGCCGAGCCGGTCGGCTGAGGAAGGCTATGAGATCCGGCGTTCGCGTTCGGTGAATCGGTCCTGGTCCAGGGCGTCCAAGAGCTGGCTTCCCAACACGCGATAGGCCCGGCCCACACGAGCCGCGCGCAGCTTTCCGGCTTTCAGCCACCTGCGTGCTGTGGCGTCGCTGATACGGAGGATCTGGCAAACTTCCGCCAACGTGTAGACAGCATTCGGGCGAATCTCGATATTTGAGCCAACCAATTGCGTGCCTCCGCGCGCGCTGATACGCATATTCTATCAAAAGCGGTTTCGCGCCAACGAATTTGTGATCGTCATGGGACGATCGGGGACCTTGCCGTCCGTTGAGTCACGCATTTGCCCACGTACTCCGGCATCTATTGGCCGGCATTCCGTAGAATTAGGCCGCCCACACCGCACGAGGAGAGGACATGCCCTTCGATACCTCTGATCTCGACGTGCGCGAAAAATTGGCCCTCGGGTGTCGCATCTTGGCCATGGAGGGCCACGGCGACGTCATCTGGGGCCACATGTCGCTGCGCGATCCGGAGGACCCCACACGCTTCTGGATGAAGGCCAACAGCGTCGGACTCGAGGAGATCACCCCCGACGACCTCGTGCTCATCGACTTCGACGGCAACAAGATCGCCGGGATGCGCCAGCGCCACAACGAGTTCCCGATCCACGCGGAGATCATGCGGCGCCGACCGGAGGTCAACGTCGTCGTCCACACCCACCCAACCCTGCCGACGGTCCTCGGGTCGAGCGGCAGGACGATCCTTCCCGTCACCCATGAAGGGTGCTTCTTCTACCCGCCCGCCATCCCGGTGTTCACGGAGATGACGGACCTCATCGTGACGCGAGAACAGGGTGAGTCCGTCGCGGCGGCGCTCGGTTCGCACCGCGCCCTGTTCATGAAGAACCACGGCATCGCCATTGCTGCGGAGACGATCGAGGAGGCGGTGGTAGCATCGATGCTGCTGGAAAAGGCCTCGCGCGCGCAAATCGCCGCCATCAGCCTGGGCGACGTGCCAGCCTCGCCGGACGAAGAGGCGCTGGCGAAGCGCCAGCACATCTATCACCCGGAGGCGATCGTTCGGGCGTGGCATTATTTACTGCGCAAGACACAAAAGTGGGACGGCATGCCCCGCTGAGCCATCGACGCGTCCCCGCTCCGCGCGAGGCGACGCGCCGGGGGCATCTCGGCCGAGACGGGAGTGGGCGTATGGAGTTCGACCTGAGCCTCGACGTTCCAGAAACCTTCAATATGGCGAGCGTACTCGTCGATCGCCACGTCGCGGAGGGGCGCGGCAGCCGAGTGGCCATCCACTACCAGGACGACTCCATCACGTACGCGGATCTGCTCAAACGCGTCAACAAAGCCGGCAACATGCTGCGCGACCAAGGGATCGAGATCGAGGACCGCGTCCTCATCCTTACGACGGACCGGCCGGAATTCATCGAGAGCTTCGTCGGCGCCATGAAGATCGGAGCGGTCCCCGTCCCGATTAACACCCTCTCGGAGCGTGACGACCTCGCTTACTACATCGAGGACTCGCGCGCCGCCGCCGTCATCGCCGACGACCAATTTCTGCGCCGCCTCGAAGGCTTTCCGGGCACATTTCGCTACCTGAAGCGCGTGTTCGTGCTCCCCGACGCAGACAGCAGCCAGACGTCCGCCTCGATCGCCAAGTCGCTCGGCCCACGGGCCGCCGAGCTTTCGTACCGCGACGCCTTCGCAGCCGCCTCCGATGAGCTGGAGGTCGAGCCGACCAGCCGCGACGATCCGTCGTACTGGCTGTACAGCTCGGGCACGACGGGTCCGGCGAAGGGAACGGTGCACCTGCACCAGGACATGGTCTACTGTACGAGCACCTGGCTCCGTGAGGTGTCGAAGCCCACGCCAGACGATCGGAACTTCACGGCCTCGAAGCTCTTCACCTCGTACGGCCTCGTCAACGGGCTCTATCAGCCCCTCATGGCCTGCAACGCGACCGTCCTCATGCCGGGCCCGCCCACCACGCAGGCTGTGGTCGACACGATCGCCCGTTATCGGCCGACGATCTTTTTCACCGTGCCCGCGTTGTACAACAACATCTTGAACGACCACGCGGCGGGCAAGCTTCAGGTCGACCTCTCGTCCGTGCGGTTGTGCATCTCCGCGGGGGACGCGCTGCCGCCGGTGATCTACGATCGCTGGCTCGAAACCTTCGGGATCGAGCTGCTGGACGGCATCGGGTCGACAGAGTTCGGATACATCTACATTCAGAACCTGCCGGGCAGGGCCCGGCCCGGCTCGAGCGGCCAGCTGCTGCCCGGCTATAACGCCAAGATCCTCGACGAGGACGGCCACCCCGTGCCCCAGGGTGAGGTGGGAGAGCTGTACGTGCAGTCGCCATCCTTCGCCTTCGCGTACTGGAAGAAGCGGGACCGAAGTCGGGACACGTTCCGCGGGCCCTGGCTCAAGACGGGGGACCTTTACACCCTCGACGCCGACGGCTACTACCACTACGAGGGCCGGGCGGATGACATGTTCAAAGTAAACGCGCAGTGGGTCTCCCCTATCGAGGTGGAAGGGGTGCTGCTGCGCCATCCCAGCGTCGCCGAGGTCGCCGTGGTCCCGTACAAGCAGGCGGACGGGCGGATCAAACCTCGAGCGCACGTCGTGCTGCGCGACGGGAGCGCGGGCGGGTCCGAGCTGGCTGACGCCCTCGTGCGGTTCTGCGCGGAAGGGCTCGATCGCGACCATCTGTACAAGTGTCCACAGGAGATCCGGTTCGAGTCCGATCCGCTCCCGAAAACCGCGAGCGGCAAGATCCAGCGTCACAAGCTTCGACAGAGGTAGGGCATCATGGCTGTTGCACAAGCGGTGAAGACGTATCAGAACTACATCGGCGGAGAGTGGCGAGCCGCGACCAATG
The Chloroflexota bacterium genome window above contains:
- the tcuA gene encoding FAD-dependent tricarballylate dehydrogenase TcuA, coding for MESYDVVVVGAGNAGLCAALSAREAGARVAVLEKAPRAERGGNTAFTGGLLRFPFQGIEEIKPLIPDYTADELSNVDVGRYTQHDYASDLERVTEGLSDPALVETLVGNAYPTMRWMRDRGVRWLLALGRQSYKVGETYRFFGNLILEAHGGGQGLSDRLFEIAEGSGIEIRYDTKATGLDTNANGAVTGVRIRDQDGVHNLSARSVVLASGGFEANREMRTRYLGPDWELAKVRGTRFNTGDSIQMALAIGAQSYGHWSCCHAVAWDLLANEVGDLRIGDLHQKHSYPLGIVVNRLGQRFVDEGADFRNYTYAKYGREILKQPGRQAFQIFDSKTVPMLRDEYRIKEATRGRANTIAELADQLTIDQDGLSRTVAEFNAAIRPGEFNPSILDGKHTEGITPPKSNWAIPIDEPPFEGYAVTCGITFTFGGLRINPRCQVLDTENRPIPGLFAAGELVGGLFYYNYPGGSGLMAGAVFGRIAGMSAGEHSA
- a CDS encoding thiamine pyrophosphate-binding protein — translated: MATTESRTRVDVPVGVDDAAGRPAWGSDLVMDMLRLLDVEYAAILPGSSFRGIHDSAVNYTANRRPQLVLCNHEMITVSLARGYAKVTGRPMAAIVHDFVGLLNAAMTIYDAWCDRVPVLILGGTGPMDATKRRPWIDWIHTANLQGVAVRDFTKWDDQPSSVAAIPDSLLRAHRIATTEPAGPVYVCFDVSHQEEAITEPIPLPDAARFRAAPPPAPDAGALREAARLLVEAELPLCLADRVGRSAEAVRQLVELAELLAMPVVNLGTRHSFPTPHLLDFAGLARELSAEADVVLGLEPVDLGGSLRPMTNAAGRSAPDRSGRVQRVINVSLDELIHRALTTDYQALPAVDVPILSDSAATLPYLIEECRSRINDAARVRIERRRQALAPRQEQMRERQRRQVDAHLRQPGITEARLATAVWGAVKDEDFVFTSGRLSRMAPGVCAIPGPERNVGGGGGGAVGAGPGAALGAALALQDTGKLPVAVLGDGEFLSSIQALWTAAHHGIPSLWVINNNRSYYNDEAHQKHIAQVRERPLENAWVAQRIQNPEIDYASVARDFGVGGEGPITDPADLEPALRRAVEEAKRGQLVVVDVRTETREEA
- a CDS encoding sulfite exporter TauE/SafE family protein, which produces MIESGVRPSRPGVAFLFAVPIGVLGGLIGLGGAEFRLPVLAGVLGYAARQAVSLNLAVSMVTLAASLAIRGTTLSLAPLAPLAPVLPALIAGAMVTAFIGPALAGRLSNEQLERVILVLLVGIGLALIVEGLVAKESGGLIPLVLAGQVLAGVGFGLAIGLVSSLLGVAGGELIIPTLVFAFGADIKTAGTGSLLVSLPTVFVGLVRYARLGAFADGQPWLDTVAPMGVGSIIGALIGGAIVGVIPAGILKIGLGVILNVSALRIFHHTRSSRRA
- a CDS encoding ATP-binding protein, translated to MSPGAFAGTSWDDTLHPTRFPPAIQHQVERLRSGTFLANAVNIVAARKPGVGNSHPLEAIGHELITQGHALFWTPTSMLVQRLLAAKGDLRLPQLLAQLDRFACVIDIGYVQHDRDEMDVLFTLLAVRCERRSVAITTNLVFSEWDRISRDPMTTMAAIDRVVHHSVTLDPKGMERYRAKEAIEQRRSMGEEQAV
- a CDS encoding helix-turn-helix transcriptional regulator, which encodes MTDDPDRDVEKRKANDAEFAQAWDAAGSELAVQKAVIAARLAAGLSQRQLADRIGTSQSAIARMEAGTYHPRVETLLRLADALHNTFEIDGTGVRVRPAA
- a CDS encoding SDR family oxidoreductase translates to MDLELAGKAAVVTGSSRGIGKHIAIALAREGCNVALSGRARDTLLVTGQEIRDLGARCIEVEGDLSIPGAPERLIDAARQAFGRLDVLVNCVGGGRGRTFLETSDEDWQGTLDANVFPAIRSSRAAIPIMREHGGGSIIIISSIYGREVAPLPDEAPAYSAAYHLAKMAEISLSKTMARELSPMGIRVNVVAPGSILFPGGTWDRRLNADPERIQRFVRQEMPLGRFGRPEEVAAVVAFLASPRASLVTGACIPVDGGQTRSAI
- a CDS encoding cysteine desulfurase family protein; this translates as MQSPRVYLDHTATAPIDPSVWEAMLPYFTERWSSPGALYRAGRAMKRELEDARRRAATVLGGEPAEVVFTSSGTESINLALRGVALATQHRGRHLITTQVEHRAVLDTASQLEKQGWRVTYLPVDGAGVVQLDALTAALDDETVLVSVMMANNEVGSLQPLDAIVRTVKAAQPMAVVHTDAVAAAGYLPIEVTSLGVDLLSISAHKIGGPKGAGLLWARRGVLLQPILTGDDRERGRRAGQEDVPAIMGMVKALELALPSCSERSAAAGVLARKLIDGILASIPGAVLTGHPTQRVPHVASFCFEGVDGEALLQQLDLRGIAAAAGSACTSATLEPSHVLRAMGVPSALAEGNLRLSLGVENTEGDIDQVLAVLPSIIERMRALRAS
- a CDS encoding helix-turn-helix domain-containing protein codes for the protein MRISARGGTQLVGSNIEIRPNAVYTLAEVCQILRISDATARRWLKAGKLRAARVGRAYRVLGSQLLDALDQDRFTERERRIS
- a CDS encoding class II aldolase/adducin family protein produces the protein MPFDTSDLDVREKLALGCRILAMEGHGDVIWGHMSLRDPEDPTRFWMKANSVGLEEITPDDLVLIDFDGNKIAGMRQRHNEFPIHAEIMRRRPEVNVVVHTHPTLPTVLGSSGRTILPVTHEGCFFYPPAIPVFTEMTDLIVTREQGESVAAALGSHRALFMKNHGIAIAAETIEEAVVASMLLEKASRAQIAAISLGDVPASPDEEALAKRQHIYHPEAIVRAWHYLLRKTQKWDGMPR
- a CDS encoding benzoate-CoA ligase family protein, yielding MEFDLSLDVPETFNMASVLVDRHVAEGRGSRVAIHYQDDSITYADLLKRVNKAGNMLRDQGIEIEDRVLILTTDRPEFIESFVGAMKIGAVPVPINTLSERDDLAYYIEDSRAAAVIADDQFLRRLEGFPGTFRYLKRVFVLPDADSSQTSASIAKSLGPRAAELSYRDAFAAASDELEVEPTSRDDPSYWLYSSGTTGPAKGTVHLHQDMVYCTSTWLREVSKPTPDDRNFTASKLFTSYGLVNGLYQPLMACNATVLMPGPPTTQAVVDTIARYRPTIFFTVPALYNNILNDHAAGKLQVDLSSVRLCISAGDALPPVIYDRWLETFGIELLDGIGSTEFGYIYIQNLPGRARPGSSGQLLPGYNAKILDEDGHPVPQGEVGELYVQSPSFAFAYWKKRDRSRDTFRGPWLKTGDLYTLDADGYYHYEGRADDMFKVNAQWVSPIEVEGVLLRHPSVAEVAVVPYKQADGRIKPRAHVVLRDGSAGGSELADALVRFCAEGLDRDHLYKCPQEIRFESDPLPKTASGKIQRHKLRQR